One region of Streptomyces capillispiralis genomic DNA includes:
- a CDS encoding ester cyclase, with protein sequence MSTVESETARERNKAIIRRVFDEFVNQGDFSVVDELYGDDMVDHQPLPGAPEGLEGVRYTIAGLREGFPDLHVTIEDISAHADHVVIHNTWRGTHLGDFLGLPPTGRAVAFHGVVVWRLRDGLIRERWGIGVESNMLAELGMRRLAPGRRGGARASRGAAVSTVTSLLPLLPGAAGRWKRLQEELAGPRLREYEASRRRAGIVRESFWRQGSAGADVVVHSLEAHDPGRAGRRLRASTDPFDTWLRTTAVEVYGIDPWAELAEGRAAEPGHGWTSVTSELTPVGDA encoded by the coding sequence GTGTCCACAGTCGAGTCAGAGACCGCGCGCGAGCGCAACAAGGCGATCATCCGGCGGGTGTTCGACGAGTTCGTCAACCAGGGCGACTTCTCCGTCGTCGACGAGCTGTACGGCGACGACATGGTCGACCACCAGCCCCTGCCCGGCGCCCCCGAGGGACTGGAGGGCGTGCGGTACACCATCGCGGGCCTGCGCGAGGGCTTCCCCGACCTGCACGTGACCATCGAGGACATCAGCGCCCACGCCGACCACGTGGTCATCCACAACACCTGGCGCGGGACGCACCTCGGCGACTTCCTCGGCCTGCCGCCCACCGGCCGGGCCGTCGCGTTCCACGGCGTGGTGGTGTGGCGGCTGCGGGACGGGCTGATCCGCGAACGCTGGGGCATCGGCGTCGAGTCCAACATGCTCGCCGAACTCGGCATGCGCCGCCTCGCGCCCGGCCGGCGCGGCGGGGCCCGCGCCTCGCGCGGCGCGGCCGTCTCGACGGTCACCTCGCTCCTGCCGCTGCTGCCCGGCGCGGCCGGCCGGTGGAAACGTCTCCAGGAGGAACTGGCCGGGCCCCGGTTGCGGGAGTACGAGGCCTCGCGCCGCCGCGCGGGCATCGTGCGCGAGTCCTTCTGGCGGCAGGGGTCCGCCGGGGCGGACGTCGTCGTCCATTCCCTGGAGGCCCACGACCCGGGACGCGCCGGGCGTCGCCTGCGCGCCTCCACCGACCCGTTCGACACCTGGCTGCGCACGACCGCCGTGGAGGTGTACGGCATCGACCCCTGGGCGGAACTGGCCGAGGGGCGGGCCGCGGAGCCCGGCCACGGCTGGACCTCCGTCACCAGCGAACTGACGCCGGTGGGGGACGCATGA
- a CDS encoding 3-oxoacyl-ACP synthase III family protein yields the protein MSQTTDRHVSVLATGAHLPGDPIDNATLARLAGPLPDDVLEGIQVRRRHWIADPETGEHRTSTSRMATAAARQALRRAGVGADEVDLIVMSTASPDQPLPVAATRVQEQLGLDSCAVIEVRAGCVGAVQAFDIARRLLADGTHRTALVIGAESVSPLLVPFYLGQDPDRVRMRDRLTVHTFGDGAGAAVLRAGEEGSAAGRPRPAFATRSMGGARKPGMLIAGGGTDAPLAEQQRRKRLMDIRIDIPGTATFGPRVFVDGIHDLLRRSGLELADIDACVLPEGNAEYFSSEYGTAGLSAEDQRTLGKTIVENLADVGATGSAAVPLALDAGWTGGRIRPDDTVLLLAIEASRYLYAGLTLTWEVPAPTP from the coding sequence ATGTCCCAGACCACCGACCGCCATGTCTCGGTCCTCGCCACCGGCGCCCACCTGCCCGGTGACCCGATCGACAACGCCACCCTGGCCCGCCTCGCCGGGCCCCTGCCCGACGACGTCCTGGAGGGCATCCAGGTGCGCCGCCGCCACTGGATCGCCGACCCGGAGACCGGCGAACACCGCACCAGCACCTCCCGGATGGCGACCGCCGCCGCCCGCCAGGCCCTCCGGCGGGCCGGGGTCGGGGCCGACGAGGTCGATCTGATCGTCATGTCGACGGCCAGCCCCGACCAGCCGCTACCGGTCGCCGCCACCCGCGTCCAGGAACAACTGGGCCTGGACAGCTGCGCGGTGATCGAGGTCCGGGCCGGCTGCGTGGGCGCCGTGCAGGCGTTCGACATCGCCCGCCGGCTGCTGGCCGACGGCACCCACCGCACCGCCCTGGTCATCGGAGCGGAGTCCGTCTCACCGCTGCTGGTCCCGTTCTACCTGGGCCAGGACCCGGACCGGGTGCGGATGCGGGACCGGCTCACCGTCCACACCTTCGGCGACGGCGCGGGCGCGGCCGTCCTGCGGGCCGGCGAGGAGGGCTCCGCCGCCGGTCGGCCGCGCCCGGCCTTCGCGACCCGGTCGATGGGCGGCGCCCGCAAACCCGGCATGCTCATCGCCGGCGGCGGCACCGACGCCCCGCTCGCCGAACAGCAGCGCCGCAAGCGGCTGATGGACATCCGGATCGACATCCCGGGCACCGCCACGTTCGGCCCCCGGGTCTTCGTCGACGGCATCCACGACCTGCTGCGCCGCTCCGGCCTGGAGCTCGCCGACATCGACGCCTGCGTACTGCCGGAGGGCAACGCCGAGTACTTCAGCAGCGAGTACGGCACCGCCGGGCTCAGCGCCGAGGACCAGCGGACGTTGGGCAAGACGATCGTGGAGAACCTCGCCGACGTGGGCGCGACCGGCTCCGCGGCCGTACCGCTCGCACTGGACGCGGGCTGGACCGGGGGCCGTATCCGGCCCGACGACACCGTCCTGCTGCTCGCCATCGAGGCCAGCCGCTACCTGTACGCCGGGCTGACGCTCACCTGGGAGGTCCCGGCGCCCACCCCCTGA
- a CDS encoding beta-ketoacyl-[acyl-carrier-protein] synthase family protein: MTHGSGLPAPRSTGPSTDRREPAERTAAMDDPSYAPSRAPEGGDGLGTPADPNGVHGPITGHPPGPGAAARRIVVCAVGAVTAQGDGAGPLWENVRAGITAIRPVRGLPMDGYLTTVGGEVPRVRRPAYDYLADIGGHDREPALDFALTAAEEALAASGLTGAVPAERWGVAFGTCNGGLRSAEKVLRRSREGRPAPGDPRHYLLVPPHAMAEALSGAFVLKGPLLSVNTACASGAHALAHATEAIRAGRADAMLVGGSDAFTETAFAGFTSLQSLSATPAAPYSRDRDGLSLGEGSGMLVLVAEDVARAVGAPVLAEVLGYGLSADGYHATAPHPQGEGAARAIRQALHTAGLVPEDVGYINGHGTGTPKNDSAESNAVRAALGEAAEKTTLSSTKSMVGHLLGAAGAVEAVVTVLALREQTAPPTANFTGTDPRCGLDAVPHTARPLDLNAALSNNFAFAGANACVAFGSPGHRFEAPPAPPDETVVVTGFGVISAAGDGAAALWRAWTSGRALGAEEDGLRVARADFDPRRHTGPRERRRMDRLGGLAVASCRAALEHAGLTAGERVGVVLGTGLGPMRSTEDFLLPVLDGGPAHAGPAVFPNTVFNAAAGQVAMAVGARGPTSTAATGHAAGASALTVAHDLLRRGRADAVLVPAVEDLSPGVLDAYRGLPLFAGPAGRRYTLAEAGIALVLERASAARARGARVLAEFTGHATASDAAGLGRWDARGEGVERAMRAALADAGVRPEELTAIWSGAGGISAADAPEARATRRLLPDGACPVHAPHRRLGEPVGAGAQLAAVLALTDWEHGGRPGPVLVNSSPLGGTHISLVLRPATEN, translated from the coding sequence ATGACCCACGGCAGCGGCCTGCCCGCGCCCCGCAGCACCGGACCGAGCACCGACCGCCGCGAACCGGCGGAGAGGACGGCAGCCATGGACGACCCTTCCTACGCCCCCTCCCGAGCCCCCGAAGGCGGCGACGGCCTCGGCACCCCCGCCGACCCGAACGGCGTCCACGGTCCGATCACCGGTCACCCACCGGGCCCCGGGGCCGCCGCCCGGCGCATCGTCGTGTGCGCCGTGGGCGCGGTGACCGCGCAGGGCGACGGCGCCGGACCGCTGTGGGAGAACGTCCGCGCCGGCATCACCGCGATCCGGCCCGTGCGGGGCCTGCCCATGGACGGCTACCTGACCACCGTCGGCGGCGAGGTGCCCCGGGTCCGCCGCCCCGCCTACGACTACCTGGCGGACATCGGCGGCCACGACCGCGAACCGGCCCTGGACTTCGCGCTCACCGCCGCCGAGGAGGCGCTGGCCGCCTCCGGCCTCACCGGCGCCGTGCCCGCCGAACGCTGGGGCGTCGCCTTCGGCACCTGCAACGGCGGTCTGCGCAGCGCCGAGAAGGTACTGCGCCGCTCCCGCGAGGGCCGCCCGGCCCCGGGCGACCCCCGGCACTACCTGCTGGTCCCGCCGCATGCCATGGCGGAGGCGCTGAGCGGCGCCTTCGTCCTCAAGGGCCCGCTGCTGTCGGTGAACACCGCCTGCGCGTCCGGCGCCCACGCCCTCGCCCACGCCACCGAGGCCATCCGCGCCGGACGGGCCGACGCCATGCTGGTCGGCGGCAGCGACGCGTTCACCGAGACGGCCTTCGCCGGGTTCACCAGCCTCCAGTCCCTGTCGGCCACACCCGCCGCGCCGTACTCCAGGGACCGCGACGGACTGTCCCTCGGCGAGGGCAGCGGCATGCTCGTCCTCGTCGCCGAGGACGTCGCCCGGGCCGTCGGCGCACCGGTCCTGGCCGAGGTGCTGGGATACGGCCTGTCCGCGGACGGCTACCACGCCACCGCCCCGCACCCGCAGGGCGAGGGTGCCGCCCGCGCCATCCGCCAGGCCCTGCACACCGCGGGGCTCGTCCCGGAGGACGTCGGCTACATCAACGGGCACGGCACCGGCACCCCGAAGAACGACTCCGCCGAGTCCAACGCCGTCCGCGCGGCCCTGGGCGAGGCCGCCGAGAAGACCACCCTGAGCAGCACCAAGTCCATGGTCGGGCACCTGCTCGGCGCGGCCGGGGCGGTCGAGGCCGTCGTCACCGTCCTCGCCCTGCGCGAGCAGACCGCGCCGCCCACCGCCAACTTCACCGGCACCGACCCCCGGTGCGGCCTGGACGCGGTGCCGCACACCGCCCGGCCGCTCGACCTGAACGCCGCCCTGTCGAACAACTTCGCCTTCGCCGGCGCCAACGCCTGTGTCGCCTTCGGATCCCCGGGCCACCGCTTCGAGGCGCCGCCCGCGCCGCCGGACGAGACGGTCGTCGTCACCGGCTTCGGAGTGATCTCGGCGGCCGGCGACGGCGCCGCCGCACTGTGGCGGGCCTGGACCTCGGGCAGGGCGCTGGGCGCCGAGGAGGACGGTCTGCGCGTCGCCCGCGCCGACTTCGACCCGCGGCGCCACACCGGCCCGCGCGAGCGCCGCCGGATGGACCGGCTCGGCGGCCTCGCCGTCGCCTCCTGCCGCGCCGCCCTGGAACACGCCGGGCTCACCGCCGGGGAGCGGGTCGGCGTGGTGCTGGGCACCGGCCTCGGACCGATGCGCAGCACCGAGGACTTCCTGCTGCCCGTCCTGGACGGCGGTCCGGCCCACGCCGGCCCCGCCGTCTTCCCCAACACCGTCTTCAACGCGGCCGCCGGCCAGGTCGCCATGGCCGTCGGCGCCAGGGGCCCCACCTCCACCGCCGCCACCGGGCACGCGGCCGGCGCCTCCGCCCTCACCGTCGCCCACGACCTGCTGCGCCGCGGCCGGGCCGACGCCGTACTGGTCCCGGCGGTCGAGGACCTCTCGCCCGGCGTCCTCGACGCCTACCGCGGACTGCCGCTGTTCGCCGGCCCGGCCGGACGCCGCTACACCCTCGCCGAGGCCGGCATCGCCCTGGTGCTGGAGCGCGCGTCCGCCGCACGGGCCCGAGGGGCCCGCGTCCTCGCCGAGTTCACGGGCCACGCCACCGCCTCCGACGCGGCCGGCCTCGGCCGCTGGGACGCCCGCGGCGAGGGCGTGGAACGCGCGATGCGCGCGGCCCTCGCGGACGCCGGCGTCCGCCCCGAGGAGCTGACCGCGATCTGGTCCGGCGCGGGAGGCATCAGCGCCGCCGACGCCCCCGAGGCCCGCGCCACCCGCCGTCTCCTCCCCGACGGCGCCTGCCCCGTGCACGCCCCGCACCGACGGCTCGGCGAACCCGTCGGCGCCGGTGCCCAGCTCGCCGCCGTCCTGGCCCTGACCGACTGGGAGCACGGCGGGCGCCCCGGCCCGGTGCTGGTCAACAGCTCCCCGCTCGGCGGCACCCACATCAGCCTCGTCCTGCGCCCCGCCACGGAGAACTGA
- a CDS encoding beta-ketoacyl-[acyl-carrier-protein] synthase family protein: MSGERRRVVVTGIGLLTALGEGHQATWDALLAGRSGIGPLRAYDPAPLRTTIGAEIHGFDPAAWASRRTLRMLCRGDRLALAGATLALRDAGLDDGGRAELGHRTGLFLGSNKEMPRMDELIAQLQAVRADDGSPDLRRLGETAGSVIAPLFFVEGLQPAAGFHISEQYGIRGANAYFAGTADSGAMAVGRGLRAVRRGEADVVLAGGYDDATGWWAMSKMDGLGVLSTRNALGPAAFRPYDRDRGGSVFGEGSALLVLEERERALARGARVYAEITGFGAGNDCVRPPASEPRARGLRRAIGAALRDAGHSTDVDYVAAHGCATRLGDVGETAALRDALGASAERAQISSVKPQTGHLVGAAGALNVAVAALSLDSGVVPATRNLEHPDPACDLDYVPGTPRESRPASALALARGLEGQAVAVALERAA, from the coding sequence ATGAGCGGCGAGCGACGACGCGTGGTGGTCACCGGCATCGGGCTGCTCACCGCGCTCGGCGAGGGCCACCAGGCCACCTGGGACGCCCTGCTGGCCGGCCGTTCCGGCATCGGCCCGCTGCGCGCCTACGACCCCGCGCCCCTGCGCACCACCATCGGCGCCGAGATCCACGGCTTCGACCCGGCGGCCTGGGCCTCCCGGCGCACCCTGCGCATGCTGTGCCGCGGCGACCGGCTCGCCCTCGCGGGCGCCACCCTCGCCCTGCGCGACGCGGGCCTGGACGACGGCGGACGGGCCGAACTGGGCCACCGCACGGGCCTCTTCCTCGGCAGCAACAAGGAGATGCCCCGCATGGACGAGCTGATCGCCCAGCTCCAGGCGGTGCGCGCCGACGACGGCAGCCCCGACCTGCGCCGGCTCGGTGAGACGGCCGGCTCCGTGATCGCGCCCCTGTTCTTCGTGGAGGGCCTCCAGCCCGCCGCCGGCTTCCACATCTCCGAGCAGTACGGCATCCGTGGCGCCAACGCCTACTTCGCCGGTACCGCCGACTCCGGCGCCATGGCGGTCGGCCGCGGCCTGCGCGCCGTACGCCGGGGCGAGGCCGACGTGGTGCTGGCCGGCGGGTACGACGACGCGACCGGCTGGTGGGCGATGTCCAAGATGGACGGGCTGGGGGTGCTCTCCACCCGCAACGCCCTCGGCCCGGCGGCCTTCCGGCCGTACGACCGCGACCGCGGCGGCTCCGTGTTCGGCGAGGGCTCCGCCCTGCTCGTCCTGGAGGAACGGGAGCGCGCGCTGGCCCGCGGCGCCCGCGTCTACGCGGAGATCACCGGCTTCGGAGCGGGCAACGACTGCGTCCGCCCGCCCGCTTCCGAGCCGCGCGCCCGCGGTCTGCGGCGGGCCATCGGCGCCGCCCTGCGCGACGCCGGCCACTCGACGGACGTCGACTACGTCGCCGCCCACGGCTGCGCCACCCGGCTCGGCGACGTGGGCGAGACCGCGGCCCTGCGCGACGCGCTCGGCGCCTCCGCCGAGCGGGCGCAGATCAGCAGCGTCAAACCGCAGACCGGGCACCTGGTCGGCGCCGCCGGGGCGCTCAACGTGGCCGTGGCCGCGCTGAGCCTGGACTCCGGGGTCGTCCCGGCGACCCGGAACCTCGAACACCCCGACCCCGCCTGCGACCTGGACTACGTACCCGGCACGCCCCGCGAGAGCCGCCCCGCCTCCGCCCTGGCCCTCGCCCGGGGCCTGGAGGGGCAGGCGGTCGCCGTCGCCCTGGAGCGTGCCGCATGA
- a CDS encoding 3-hydroxyacyl-ACP dehydratase FabZ family protein → MTTSVLLPSFDRLVELVPGERAVAVRNVPGTLPVFATHFPRHPVLPGVLLLESMTALAKAAAGDGGSWRLRAVRGVRFKHFVGPGDQVEITVDVTGRGERLTELRAVAKAGGRVVATARTLALEPVRDPWEGTA, encoded by the coding sequence ATGACCACCTCCGTACTGCTCCCCTCCTTCGACCGGCTGGTGGAGCTGGTCCCCGGGGAACGGGCCGTCGCCGTCCGCAACGTCCCCGGCACCCTGCCCGTCTTCGCCACGCACTTCCCGCGCCACCCCGTCCTGCCGGGCGTACTGCTCCTGGAGAGCATGACCGCCCTCGCCAAGGCCGCGGCCGGCGACGGCGGCTCCTGGCGGCTGCGCGCGGTGCGGGGCGTGCGGTTCAAGCACTTCGTCGGCCCGGGCGACCAGGTCGAGATCACCGTCGACGTCACCGGCCGCGGCGAGCGGCTGACCGAACTGAGGGCCGTCGCCAAGGCCGGTGGGCGGGTGGTCGCCACCGCCCGCACGCTCGCCCTGGAACCGGTTCGGGACCCCTGGGAGGGCACGGCATGA
- a CDS encoding beta-ketoacyl-[acyl-carrier-protein] synthase family protein: MKRVVITGMGAVTPVGNDAPTTWASLAAGRSGVGPLTLFDAAGFPVRIAAQVKDFDPAAALPPDVHRGHLSRVGRFGVAAAYEAQRDAGIDTTGERWYAPEDRGVAMGASVGRPELRALLDVGHLRATTGRPDAFVTQPPRTALTDNQNLPMSAMARTLAATGPMIGVSTACAGSGHALGEAFRAIQEGDARLMLAGGHDSLTTWLDLLGFSLLGALTDRYNDDPERASRPFDADRSGFVIGEGAVAFVLEERESALARGARVLAEILGYGSTLNAWRITDSPPDGSGAIQAMEGALAESGLPTGAVDYVVAHGTSTHGNDRSETTAIKKVFGDDAGRLLVSSPKSMTGHLTAASLGLNVLAGIGAIRHSLVPPTLNLDTPDRGLDLDFVPHTARPAAVSAVLVNAFAFGGSNTSLVIGAHREDA, encoded by the coding sequence ATGAAGCGCGTGGTCATCACCGGCATGGGCGCCGTCACCCCCGTGGGCAACGACGCCCCCACCACCTGGGCGTCCCTGGCGGCCGGCCGTTCCGGCGTGGGACCGCTCACCCTGTTCGACGCCGCCGGCTTCCCAGTGCGGATCGCCGCCCAGGTCAAGGACTTCGACCCGGCCGCCGCCCTGCCCCCCGACGTCCACCGCGGCCACCTGTCCCGCGTGGGCCGGTTCGGTGTCGCGGCGGCGTACGAGGCGCAGCGCGACGCCGGCATCGACACCACCGGCGAGCGGTGGTACGCCCCCGAGGACCGCGGTGTCGCCATGGGCGCGAGCGTCGGACGCCCCGAACTGCGCGCCCTGCTCGACGTCGGCCACCTGCGCGCCACCACCGGCCGGCCCGACGCGTTCGTCACCCAGCCGCCGCGCACCGCGCTGACCGACAACCAGAACCTGCCGATGAGCGCCATGGCCCGCACCCTCGCGGCCACCGGACCGATGATCGGCGTCAGCACCGCCTGCGCCGGCTCCGGGCACGCCCTCGGCGAGGCGTTCCGGGCCATCCAGGAGGGCGACGCCCGGCTGATGCTGGCCGGCGGCCACGACTCGCTCACCACCTGGCTCGACCTGCTCGGCTTCAGCCTCCTGGGCGCGCTCACCGACCGGTACAACGACGACCCGGAGCGCGCCTCCCGCCCGTTCGACGCGGACCGCTCCGGTTTCGTCATCGGCGAGGGCGCCGTCGCCTTCGTCCTGGAGGAACGCGAGTCCGCCCTGGCCCGCGGCGCCCGCGTCCTCGCCGAGATCCTCGGCTACGGCAGCACCCTCAACGCCTGGCGGATCACCGACTCCCCGCCCGACGGCTCCGGCGCGATCCAGGCCATGGAGGGCGCCCTCGCCGAATCCGGCCTGCCCACCGGCGCCGTCGACTACGTCGTCGCCCACGGCACCAGCACCCACGGCAACGACCGCTCCGAGACCACCGCCATCAAGAAGGTGTTCGGCGACGACGCCGGCCGCCTGCTGGTCAGCTCGCCCAAGTCCATGACCGGACACCTCACGGCGGCGAGCCTCGGCCTGAACGTGCTCGCCGGGATCGGCGCGATCCGGCACTCGCTGGTCCCGCCGACCCTCAACCTCGACACCCCCGACCGCGGACTCGACCTCGACTTCGTCCCGCACACCGCCCGCCCGGCCGCCGTCTCCGCGGTCCTCGTCAACGCCTTCGCGTTCGGCGGCTCCAACACCAGCCTCGTCATCGGCGCCCACCGGGAGGACGCATGA
- a CDS encoding 3-hydroxylacyl-ACP dehydratase: MRFHLIDRIESWTPHRHIAARKVTSVDEDLWQPVGAGPVLPFGLALEALCQSATWLVMLSTDHRLRAALLAVHEATAHREIVPGDVLRMDATVESMNDEAALVDGTVTVDGETVLEARGILCALVANERLDDPADTARMAHQLQGGGPVR, from the coding sequence ATGCGATTCCACCTGATCGACAGGATCGAGTCCTGGACCCCCCACCGGCACATCGCCGCCCGCAAGGTGACCTCCGTCGACGAGGACCTGTGGCAGCCCGTCGGCGCCGGCCCGGTGCTGCCCTTCGGGCTGGCACTCGAAGCGCTCTGCCAGTCGGCGACCTGGCTCGTCATGCTCTCCACCGACCACCGGCTGCGCGCCGCCCTGCTCGCCGTGCACGAGGCCACCGCCCACCGCGAGATCGTCCCCGGCGACGTCCTGCGCATGGACGCCACCGTCGAGTCGATGAACGACGAGGCGGCGCTCGTCGACGGCACGGTCACCGTCGACGGCGAGACCGTCCTCGAGGCCAGGGGCATCCTGTGCGCGCTCGTCGCCAACGAGCGGCTCGACGACCCCGCCGACACCGCCCGCATGGCCCACCAGTTGCAGGGCGGGGGGCCGGTCCGATGA
- a CDS encoding SDR family NAD(P)-dependent oxidoreductase, translated as MKLKDRAALVTGGSRGIGRAVALALAEQGAAVAVNYRTRAEDAAAVVKEIEAAGGRAVAVGADVSDPGAAAGLAEEAARLLGGLHILVNNAGVSDDGLLHTVAADAWWRVMKVNFGGAYHCTHAVVGRFMAQGDGTIVNISSAMGERGWIGQSNYSASKGALNAFTRSSAIELARFGIRVNAVLAGFTPTELVGEVLHKDGGRGIKRQVPLRRFATVEEVAAAAAFLAGPDSAYTTGELLAVDGGFSAQLGTGRP; from the coding sequence ATGAAGCTGAAGGACCGCGCGGCCCTGGTCACCGGGGGCTCCCGGGGCATCGGCCGGGCCGTCGCGCTGGCACTGGCGGAGCAGGGGGCGGCCGTCGCCGTCAACTACCGCACGCGCGCCGAGGACGCCGCGGCCGTGGTGAAGGAGATCGAGGCCGCGGGCGGCCGGGCCGTGGCCGTCGGCGCCGACGTCTCCGACCCCGGCGCCGCGGCCGGGCTGGCCGAGGAGGCGGCCCGGCTGCTCGGCGGGCTGCACATCCTGGTCAACAACGCCGGGGTGAGCGACGACGGGCTGCTCCACACCGTGGCGGCCGACGCCTGGTGGCGGGTCATGAAGGTCAACTTCGGCGGCGCCTACCACTGCACCCACGCCGTCGTCGGCCGGTTCATGGCCCAGGGCGACGGCACGATCGTCAACATCTCGTCCGCGATGGGCGAACGCGGCTGGATCGGCCAGTCCAACTACTCCGCCTCCAAGGGCGCGTTGAACGCCTTCACCCGCAGCTCCGCGATCGAGCTGGCCCGGTTCGGCATCCGCGTCAACGCCGTACTCGCCGGGTTCACTCCCACCGAACTCGTCGGCGAGGTCCTGCACAAGGACGGCGGCCGGGGCATCAAGCGGCAGGTCCCGCTGCGCCGCTTCGCCACCGTCGAGGAGGTCGCCGCCGCCGCGGCGTTCCTGGCCGGGCCCGACTCCGCGTACACCACCGGGGAACTGCTCGCCGTCGACGGCGGGTTCTCCGCCCAGCTCGGCACCGGCCGCCCGTAG
- the acpS gene encoding holo-ACP synthase, translated as MRPERAPGPATGRHPGPPGPRVLIGTDLVGTERVERLLDGRPELARRVFTERELAYCAGRTGRTHDHLAARFAAKEAVMKALGTGVSAGVDWTHIEVVNRRDGRPRLRLHGRAAELAHRRHLRQAEVSLTHTAGLALAHVVLVCAAGDDGTDPAP; from the coding sequence ATGCGGCCTGAGCGGGCGCCGGGGCCCGCCACCGGCCGGCACCCGGGGCCGCCCGGCCCCCGGGTGCTGATCGGCACCGACCTGGTGGGCACCGAGCGCGTCGAACGCCTCCTGGACGGCCGGCCGGAACTGGCCCGGCGCGTGTTCACCGAACGCGAGCTCGCCTACTGCGCCGGCCGCACCGGGCGCACCCACGACCACCTCGCCGCCCGGTTCGCCGCCAAGGAGGCCGTGATGAAGGCGCTCGGCACCGGCGTCTCGGCCGGCGTCGACTGGACCCACATCGAGGTCGTCAACCGGCGCGACGGCCGGCCACGGCTCCGGCTGCACGGCCGGGCCGCCGAACTCGCCCACCGCCGGCACCTGCGGCAGGCGGAGGTCTCCCTCACCCACACCGCGGGGCTCGCCCTGGCCCACGTCGTCCTGGTGTGCGCCGCCGGCGACGACGGCACGGACCCGGCCCCCTGA
- a CDS encoding acyl carrier protein, which yields MSETLTLPSHLRAVRAAIADALGIDETEAVPEATLLGDLGAESIDLLDILFRIERATQVKITVADMADLLQGGIPDEEFGDENEVVNDTGLTHLEKVLPQFDRSQLTEPLTADGVLGLFTVRNLTDLLTERAAAAGADAA from the coding sequence GTGTCCGAGACCCTGACCCTCCCCAGCCACCTCCGCGCCGTGCGGGCCGCGATCGCCGACGCCCTCGGCATCGACGAGACCGAGGCCGTCCCCGAGGCGACCCTCCTCGGTGACCTGGGCGCCGAGTCGATCGACCTGCTCGACATCCTCTTCCGCATCGAGCGCGCCACCCAGGTGAAGATCACCGTCGCCGACATGGCCGACCTGCTCCAAGGGGGCATACCGGACGAGGAGTTCGGCGACGAGAACGAGGTGGTGAACGACACCGGCCTCACCCACCTGGAGAAGGTCCTCCCGCAGTTCGACCGGAGCCAGTTGACCGAGCCGCTCACCGCGGACGGCGTCCTCGGCCTGTTCACCGTGCGGAACCTGACCGACCTGCTGACCGAGCGCGCCGCCGCGGCCGGCGCCGATGCGGCCTGA
- the fabD gene encoding ACP S-malonyltransferase — protein MNETTLSMFPGQGSQRARMAGHLTHDHPRTAGRVLAEATDVLGLPLTELCTTADAAALEPTEIAQPAILATSLAVLAVLREEAGHLPSVVAGHSLGEYTALVAAGVLSPADALRLVRRRGELMAAVSRRVSGAMTAVMGLAPRHIEAICARSAPLGRVEVANYNERGQTVVSGERAAVAEAARLAEEAGAERTVPLKVSAPFHCSLMREIEDEFGAELERCRFADPDVLVLSSVSGGPVRDGAHARELLRRQLVGPVRWVDVLDAARAHGVTAYVEIGPGRVLSGFAHRTVPDATVRSTNDARRLGALVRDLSPPATGSGAEAA, from the coding sequence GTGAACGAGACCACTCTCTCGATGTTTCCCGGCCAGGGGTCGCAGCGGGCCCGCATGGCCGGGCACCTGACACACGACCACCCCCGGACGGCCGGCCGCGTGCTGGCCGAGGCGACCGACGTGCTCGGGCTCCCGCTGACGGAGCTGTGCACCACCGCGGACGCCGCCGCACTCGAGCCCACCGAGATCGCCCAGCCGGCGATCCTCGCCACCAGCCTGGCCGTCCTCGCCGTCCTGCGCGAGGAGGCCGGACACCTCCCCTCGGTCGTCGCGGGCCACAGCCTCGGCGAGTACACCGCACTCGTCGCGGCCGGCGTCCTCTCCCCCGCGGACGCGCTGCGCCTGGTGCGCCGCCGAGGGGAACTGATGGCCGCCGTCTCGCGCCGGGTCTCCGGCGCGATGACGGCGGTCATGGGCCTCGCACCGCGGCACATCGAGGCGATCTGCGCCCGCAGCGCCCCGCTGGGACGGGTGGAGGTCGCCAACTACAACGAACGCGGCCAGACCGTCGTCTCCGGCGAGCGCGCCGCGGTCGCCGAGGCCGCCCGGCTCGCCGAGGAGGCGGGCGCCGAACGGACCGTGCCGCTGAAGGTGTCGGCGCCGTTCCACTGCTCACTGATGCGCGAGATCGAGGACGAGTTCGGCGCCGAGCTGGAACGCTGCCGCTTCGCCGACCCGGACGTCCTCGTCCTCAGCTCGGTCAGCGGCGGCCCGGTGCGCGACGGCGCCCACGCCCGGGAACTGCTCCGCCGCCAGCTGGTCGGCCCCGTGCGCTGGGTGGACGTCCTCGACGCCGCCCGGGCGCACGGCGTGACGGCCTACGTCGAGATCGGCCCGGGGCGGGTGCTCAGCGGCTTCGCCCACCGGACCGTGCCGGACGCGACGGTGCGCAGCACCAACGACGCGCGCCGGCTCGGCGCCCTCGTCCGCGACCTGTCCCCGCCCGCCACCGGGAGCGGTGCCGAGGCCGCCTGA